A stretch of DNA from Bacillota bacterium:
GACCTGATAAAGGTCCATCTTGTCCACTGCATCCCGAAGGGTATCCTCTGGCTGTACCGTGACCACATGAGTATGCATCAGTTCCAGCACTCGCATGACCTGTTTCGCCTCACTTCAGCCTTGTTGGCACAGATGTAATTTTTCCCATCAGAGCCGTTATCCCTGCACGGTGTCGAAGGGAATTGTTCACGTCTTCTCTAAAATACGGATGTCAACATCTGGTGCAGACAACGTGTGGAGGAATATGATACATGTCGGAGCTGCGGTGGCATCCGTATCTGGAGCAGTGGGTGATTACGGCAACGCATCGTCAGGAACGCACTTTCCTGCCTCCGAAGGAGTATTGTCCGCTCTGTCCAACCCGACCGGGCAGCATGGAAACAGAGGTTCCCTATCCCGACTACGAGATTGTCGTCTTTGAGAACCGGTTCCCCTCACTCCAGCGCAGCGCACCGGAGCCTGCCGTCGAGGCTACCCCGCTGACCCCGGTCATGCCGGCACAGGGTGTGTGTGAGGTGGTGCTTTACACTCCTCAGCACGAGGGGGAGATGGCGGACCTGTCGGTGGAACAGATTGCAAAACTGGTGGAAGTTTGGACAGACCGTTTTGAGGAGTTGTCCAGCTATCCCTTCGTGGAGTACGTGTTGATTTTTGAGAATAAGGGCAAAGAGATTGGCGTGACGATTCCGCACCCGCATGGGCAGATATATGCCTATCCGTTCCTGCCTCCGTTGATCGAGAGGGAAATCCTGTCCGCGCGAAAGTATTATGAGCAGTTCGGCAAGTGTCTGGTTTGTGCGGTGATGGAGCAGGAGTTGCAGGATGGGCGAAGGCTTATCACCCGCAATGAGCATTTTGTAGCTTTTGTGCCCTTCTTTGCGCGGTTCCCCTACGAGGTGCATGTGGTACCCGTGCGCCACGTCGGTACCCTGCCCGAAATGAGCACGGAAGAGCACTGGTCGCTGGCGGAGATGCTCTCTGTGGTGACGCGCACGTTGCGCAATCTGTGGGAGATGTCCATCCCCTATATTATGCTGCTGCACCAGTCGCCGGCGCGAGAGGTGAATAGCCCCAGCTATCACTTCCATGTGGAGTTTTATCCCTTCAACCGTACTCGCGACAAACTGAAGTATCTGGCGGGTTCCGAGCAGGCTGGCACGTTTATCAACGATACTCTGGCGGAAGAGACTGCGGCGTCGCTGAGAGAATCTCTGGCGAGGTTGCAAAAATAACCAGTCGCTGAAAAAAGTTGTAACCTGAGGGCTGAGGCTGCGTCAATAATAGTGACGGCAGCTCGATTGAGGGAAAGCCCTCCCTTCTGCGGCAACAGCAACCGCAGTCCGCAGACCGCCTGAACAAGGCGGTTATTTTTTTTGCCCCTCGTGACGGTGTTTGTTTGAAACGGAACGTCCTTCCCCACGCGGGGAAGGACGTTTCACACTCCTACCTTACATGCGGGAGACGAGGCGACGTTACATCCCACCGGACGTAGCGGCTGTGCCCTGAGGAGCGTAGAGCGCTGCCATCGCCTGCGTCATCTTCGCAAACTCCTGCCGCAAGTACTCCGGCTCCAGCACCTCGGCATCGGGTCCCCATGACAGTATCCACCATGAGATTTCCTTGGTGCCATAGGTTTCCGCAATGCAAATCATGCTGCCGTCCGGTTGCATCTCCATCTTGTAGAATCGCCTTCCATGCGTGTCGCGCACGATATGCGCCACACGAGGCGAGAACTTCACCTTCACGATGACTTCGTCGGTCTTACCCCACACACCCCACGACCGCTCGAACCAGGTGTCGGGGTCAAAGCGAGTGGGCTTGCGGAACTTCTGGGGCAGCATCTCCGCCTCGCGGATGCGGGACACGCGGAACAGCCTTACCTCGCCGTGTCGCTCGGAGAAGGCAAGCAGATACCAGTGGTGCTCACGGAAGGTGAGATGGAGCGGATGGATGACGATTTCCTCCTCCTGATTGGTAGAGGCAGCCCAGTAACGAATACGCACCTTACGTCTGAGTGCGAAGGCGTTTTGCAGCGTGAGCATGATAGTCTGGAAGGCAAAGTAGTTGGCGTAGGTGTCGGTGTCGATGCTCACGTGCTGTTTGAGCCGGTCCACCTCACGCTGGGTTGCGGCATCGAGCATGGAGCGGATTTTGTTCATTGCGCTCTGCAGGTCTTTGGCGAAGATACTACCCTGCATGATGGCAGGGTTGGATGCCGCAATCTCCAGAGCGAGAGCCTCTTGCGGAGTGAACCGGATGGGTTCCAGGGAGGTCTGAGGCTCCAGAATGTACTGCCTTTGCCTTCGGCTGTAGCGCTTTGCCAGCAAGTCGTTGTTCTCGAGCAGCCGCAGGTAGCGATACACCGTGCGTTCAGACACTCCCAGCTTTTCCGCCAATCGCTTGGGCGTCAGGTCCTCCTGCTGGCGGATTTCCTTCATCAATGTCAGAAGTCGCTCGGTCTTGGGACGTCTGGCTTGGAAGCCATACATGTTCACCTCGGGCATGTCGCATTCCCTCCCATGTTTGGTTTTCACTGCCATGGTCGCATGTAATGGTTTGACGGTTGACCCTGCTCTTTAATCTTATAACAACACATGCGCAGAAGTCAAGCGCTTCACCACACAAACTGAAAATTTTGGTAAATTTTTTACATGTACCACGTGATTCTTGTCTAAGTTTATTATAAACAGTAAGAAGACAAACAAAACGGGAATTCAACTAAAAGGCAAGCCGAACTCTGCAGCGCCGTCCTGACTAAAAGCTGCTGAGAAGCTCTTTCAGCCGTTGTAAGTTGACGGGATGCATTTTTTCGGGCTCCGGCGTTTCGAGGATTACCGGCACGTGTGCGATGCGAGGTTCGTGCAACAGGATGCGGAAAGTCTCCAGTCCAAGCTCACCTTCGCCGATATGCTCGTGGCGGTCTACACGACTTCCCAGAGGCTTCTTCGCGTCGTTGACGTGAATCACCTTCAGCCGCTGCAGACCGATAATCCAATCAAACTCATCCAGCGTGGCAGATAATGCCTCAAAGGTACGGATATCATAGCCAGCCACGAACACATGACAGGTATCGAAGCACACTCCAATACGCTCCGAGCCTCCTGCCATGTCGATGATGCGAGCCAGATGCTCGAAGCGATAGCCCAGGTTGGTTCCCTGACCGGCAGTGGTTTCCAGGGCGATACCCACGCGCAAACCTTCGGTTTGCTGGAGAAGAAAGCGCACGCTTTCGCCCAGTGTCGCCAGACCCGCCTCCTCCGACGAGTTGAGATACGCACCCATGTGTGTGACGACCCAGGGGATGTTCAGCGCTTCAGCCCTCCGCAGCTCGTCCAGAAAGGCTTCGCGACTACGCTGCAGAACATCCTTGTCCGGAGCAGCGAGGTTAATCAGATAGGAGTCATGGGATATGATGGTATCAATACCTGTCTGCTGGCGTGCTTCATCAAAAGCGGCAATCTCCTCTTCGGAAAGAGGGCGCGCACGCCACTGGCGCGGGCTGGTGGTGAACAGCTGAACGGCGGTGCATCCGATCTCATGACCCGAAGTAATCGCCTTATGAAGACCACCTGTGGTGGGCATGTGCGCACCCAGTAAGCGCATGTTTGCCATCATGTGCCTAGCCCCTCTCCATATACGGTATATCGCGCAGGAGCGTATGGTCTGCCATGCTGTGAATGCTGCACTGTGCCGCCAGCGCCTGTGCAATCTCGCGGAAGGCTTTCGCCTGTGCGGACTCGGGGTGCGCTACCACTGCAGGCACACCTTCGTCCCCGCTGACGGAGATGTTCGGGTCCAGCGGGATGGAGCCGAGGAACGGTACTTGCAGTTTATCCGCAGCGTATTTTGCGCCCTTACCGGCAAAAACAGAGGTGACCTGACCGCAATGTGGGCAGGCAAAGCCCGACATGTTCTCAATAATACCCAGTATGGGTATAGGCCGCCGGAGAGTTTCTTCCATCTTGCGGAACATGGCTACCGCCTTTCCCGCGATAGTGAATGCCACGTCTTGAGGGGTCATAACGATGACAACGCCAGTTATGGGTACGGACTGCGAGAGTGTGATGGAGGCATCACCTGTTCCCGGAGGCAGGTCTACAATCAGGTAGTCTTTCTCTCCCCATTCCACGTCGGTCAGCAGCTGCCTGACCGTGCCTGCGACCATGGGACCGCGCCAGATGACGGCACTATCGTCGGGCAACAAGAACCCCAGCGACATCATTTGCACGCCGTAGCGCTCGATGGGGATGATTTTGTCGTTGATAACAGGAGGAGTTTCACGGGTGCCCATCATCAGCGGAACCGACGGGCCATATACATCGGCATCCAGCAATCCGACCTTCGCGCCCAGCTGCGCCAGAGCGACCGCGAGGTTGACCGCTACGGTGCTCTTACCGACACCACCTTTGCCGCTGGCAACCGCCACCACCTGCCGAACGGTCGGCAGCAGGTCCTCAGCCCCGATGCTGCGAGAACGCGTGCTGGCGGTCATCTCCACGTTGACTGACTTGACGCCGGGAAGCTGCAATACCGCCTGAGTAGCCTGTGATTTCATCAGGTCCTTGACGGGACAGGCAGGGGTGGTCAGCTCTATCTTGAAAGCCACGTTGCCGTCGCATATCTTCACGTCTTTCACAAAGCCGAGGCTGACGATATCACGGTGCAGGTCAGGGTCTACGACTGAACGAAGCGCATCCAGAACCTGTTGCTCGGTGATGGAATGCTCACTCATCCTCTTGACTCCTTCTGAGGCCGGAAAGGCTTTTTACAGGATTGTACCCCGAAGCGTTCTGGAAGGCAAGTCGGTCAGAGGGTGTGCGAGACATGGTAGGAGTCAGGCAATTGTAATAGTCTTGCAGAGTTGGCGACACAAAGCGACATCATCTGTCATTCTGAGCGAAGCGAAGAATCTCTTTTGAGGCGCAGAGATGCTTCGCTTGCGCTCAGCATGACAGGAAAGTGTCGCTTCATTCGCTGGAACAAACCTCGAGGCGATTCCACGAACACCCTTAGTCGGTCAGAGGGTGTTCGATAAATCCGCCGGACACCCATGATGGGCGAGGGCCCTCCGAACCTTAAACCCTTCTCCAACCGTGAGCAGGAAAAAGCGATATCGGAAAGAGAATCACTTCATGAATGCATAACTGCAGGGAGGAGGGATATTCAATGGTACAACTTCCGCGCATAAAACTTGGACTAATCGCCGCAAACCGCGGTTTCTTCAGCGACGAGCTCGCCGCGAAGATGCGCAATGAGACCATTACCGCGATGCGCGAAGCAGGCATCGAAGTGGTCGTGCCAGATGAAAGCATGACCAAACTGGGTTGTGTGGAAACCCTGAAGGAGGCATACATCGCGGGCAAACTCTTCCGTGAGCAAGGCGTAGACGGTATTGTGGTCGCGGCGGTGAACTTCGGCGATGAGCAAGGCGTGGCCGCTGCTATCAAAACCGCCGACCTGAACGTGCCGATTTACATCTTCGGATGCCAGGAAGAGGAAGTGCTTACACCCAGTACCCCACGCCGCGACTCGTTCTGCGGGCTGCTCTCGATCGGGGAGGCGCTGCGTCAGCTGGGTGTGGAGTACACGGTAGGACGGGTGCCCATCCTGTTCCCTCGCGAAGAAGCGTTCAAGAAGGACATCCTGCGCTTTGCCGCCGTGTGCCGCGTGGTCAACGGTATTCGCAAGGCGCGATATGGGCAGATTGGTGCGCGTCCGGATGCTTTCTGGACATGCCGCTTCGACGAGAAGATGCTCCAGCGTTTGGGACCGACGGTGGTCACTCTGGACTTGTCCGAGGCAATCGCTGCTGTCCAGCGCATGGACCCCGAAAGCGCGGAGGTGCAGCAGAAGATGCAACAGATTGCCCAGTACGCGGATGCCAAGGGCGTGCCTGCAGAGGTAGTGAACAAGATGGCGCGCTTCGAGCTGTTTGTGGAGCGCTTCATCGAAGAGAAGGGGCTGGACGCACTGGCAATCCAGTGCTGGACATCGATCCAGATGAACCTGGGCATCTGTACCTGCACCACAATGAGCCGACTGGGAGACCGGGGCATCCCATGCGCGTGCGAGTCGGACATTATGGGCACGCTGTCCATGCACGCCGCACTGCTGGCATCCGGCGCACCGGCTACCCTTGCCGACTGGAACAATCTGCACAACGAAGACCCCGAGCTGGCGAACCTGTGGCACTGCGGCGTGTATCCCACCACTTTCGCCAAGACACCTCCGCGCATCGGCGTACAGGAGATTATCGCCACCACGACCGGGCGTGATAACGCGACCGGAGTGATCGAGTTCGAGGTGAAAGAGGGACCGGTCACCCTGTGCCGTATCACGCAGAGCGCAGATGGCGAGTGGAAAGCGGCGCTGGCACAAGGTACGATTGAGGAGAACCGTGCGAAGACCTTTGGGGCGTATGGATGGTGCCGCATTCCCGGCTTGCAGCGATTCTACAGAGACGTGCTGTGTCGGCACTTCCCGCACCATGTGGCAATGACGCTGGGCTCCGTGGGCGATGTGCTGTGGGAGGCTCTGGGCAACTATTTCGGCATGGACGTGTATGCGCCCGACGCCGCCTCCGGTGTCTGGACGCCTGAACCGCCGTTCTGGAGCGATTGAGCATCAGCATCATGATGTTTGGGGCAAGCCTCCCGGCAGGTTGTCCTTACGTCATCGCCGGGGGGGCTGCAACCCCGAAACAATCATCAGGCAGACGGGGCGCTTGCTCGCCGAGGCCTCGCGATGGCGCGGTGCTATCGCCCTGGTGATGGAGAGGAATCTTCGGGTGCGCAATAGCGGTTAGGAGTTTCGCAGTTGAAAGACTGCGGCGGATTTTTGCGATATAAAGCGGCATTATCTGTCATTCTGAGCGAAGCGGAGAATCTCTTTTGCGGTTCTGAGATGCTTCGCTTGCGCTCAGCTTGACAGGAAATAGTCTGCGCAGTCGCCGAAAAAGTATTCCAGCCACCTGTTCACGGTAAATGCGTAACTCCTAAGCGGTAATAATAAGTGAGACGGTAAGAACAGGGGGGTGAACCCGATTGGAGAGAGGCACAATTGACCTGTCCAGAATCAAGACGTATCCGATTGCCGAACGCCACAATCTGGTCAAGCGGTCGGATTTCATCGCCGATACACGGGATTTTCCCGTCTGGCAGAATCGGAACTTTCTGCAGCTGGTCAGACGGGTAATACGGGCGGCTAAGGAAAAGAAGCAAATCATCGTGATGATGGGCGGTCATGTGGTCAAAAGCGGGCTCTCGTTGCTGATTATTGACCTGATGAAGCGAGGGGTCATCACCCACGTGGCAGGCAACGGAGCCGTGTCCATCCACGACTTCGAGATGGCGTTGATCGGCGAGACCAGTGAGTATGTGCCACGAAGTATTGAGGACGGCTCCTTTGGCATGGCGGAAGAGACCGGACGCTTCATGAATGAAGCCATCAATCGCTACGCCGAAGAGGGGATGGGATACGCCATTGGCCGGTGGATTGTGGAGCATAATCTGCCTTACCAGGAGTACAGCATTCTGGCGAACGCCTATCGTCTGGGGGTTCCCGTGACGATACACGTGGCTATCGGTACCGACATCATTCATCAGCATCCTGCCTGCGATGGTGCAAGAACGGGATTAGCAACTTATACAGATTTCAAAATATTCTGCCACAGCGTGGCTCAAATGAAGGAAGGATGTTACCTCAATTTCGGCTCGGCAGTTATCGGACCGGAGGTGTTTCTGAAAGCGCTGAGTATTGCTCGCAATCTGGGTTATCAGGTGCATCCCATAACCACCGCGAACTTCGACCTCCGTCGCGGGTTAAACGACTATTTCTATCGCCCCTCCAAGAATATCGTCGTACGACCAACCTCGCTGGGGGGCAGGGGATTCAATCTTCGGGTAGACCACAAGGTGAGCATTCCCTCGTTGCACCGCCTCGTGGTGGAGGCTCTGGAGGCGACGTAGTATGGCACAGGTATTGACTGTTGCCCATATCAGTGATACCCACCTGGGGTATCGTTCCCTGTCTAAGGAAGATGCTAGAACGGGAGTGAACCAGCGCGAGGTAGACGTGTATCACGCTTTTGCCCATGCGATGAAGGCGATACAGGAGGCGTCTCCTGACCTCGTGCTGATTACCGGGGACCTTTTCGATAAGAAGGTGCCGAGCATCTGGTCATTGCGGCGGGCGTTTCGAGTGTTGCGCACGGTTCAGGAAGCACGCGGCGGCAAGCCGCTCATCATCTTGGGGGGGAACCATGATACCCCTCGCACGCGCGAAAGCAGTGCGGTCTTCCCGCTATTCGAGGAGATACCCGGTATCAAATCCGTGTACGGAATGCCGCAGTGGGTGCATCTGCCTGACCTTTCGACAGCGGTGTTTTGCATACCCGCTGCTGGTGTCGTGCAACTGGTAGAACAGAACCTGCAGCCAGAGCCTGACCCGCGGTTCGTTTTTAACATACTCGCAGTGCACGGTATCCTGCAGGGAATGTTCAACTACGATTACACGCCCTTCTTCCTGCCGATGTCGCGCGTGCTGGATGAGCGGTGGGACTACATTGCGCTCGGCGATTATCACGACTTTCGCAAAGTGGCGCGCAACGCGGCGTATGCCGGTGCGACAGAGTTCACCACCACCAACATCTGGAGCGAGAACCGCGAGAAGGGCTGGGTGTGGGTGGAGATCGAGAAGGGCAAGCATCTTGCTATCCGTCACCAACCGGTTCCAACGCGCCGGGTGGTCAGTCTGCCCGATGTGGACACCCTGCAATGCGCCTCCACAGAAGAGGCGATAGAGAAGATACTGGCAGAAGCCAGGCTGGAAGATACCGCCAATGCGCTGGTGCGGGTGCGCATCCTGAACCTGCCCTACTCGGAGCGTGCGAGGGTGCATCGCGCCATCGTGGAGGGAATGGAGAATGCTTTCCACGTACAGGTGGATTTTCGCGCGGCTCCGCGCATCTCACCCTCTGCGGGCGGACAAACATCGGAAACAGGTGTAGCCCAACCCATCGAGGAACGCTGGCGACAGTTTGTTGAGGAACACAAAGGCGAGCTGCCTGTGGAAATCGGCGCGGAGGAGGTCATCTCTCGTGGACTGCAGGCTCTGGGCGCGGTAGGTGAGGGGGTATCCGCATGAAGGTGCATCGTTTACAGCTCACCAATTTCCGACAGTATACGGAGCTGGATCTGACCTTTGAAGACGGCATTACCGCCATTATCGGGGCAAACGGTTCGGGCAAAAGCACCCTGCTGGAGGCAATCTGCTGGTCGTTGTACGGGTCGGATGCGCTGCGCAGCAAGGTAGAGGAGGTGCGCCCGTTGTTTCTGAGCCTGCTGGATGGTGGCTCCCAGAGAGGCAGAGGCACGAACCCGAAGGCGGTGCTGACCTTCTCACTGGGTGGCACTACCTACGAAATCGAGCGCACAGCGCAGGGAGCGCGTCTGTATCGCCTGCAATCGGAGCGGGAACCACTTGCGGACGGCACCACGGCAGTCAACAGCATGGTGCAGCGGTTGCTTGGCGGCATGACCTATCGCCAGTTCCTCACCTCGTTCTTCGCACAGCAGGGCGAGCTGGATTTCCTGAACTTCGACAGGGCGCGTCGGCGCGAGGAAGTACTGCGGATGCTGGGACTGGAACGCGTTACCCGCAGTGTGAAGTGGATGGACGCCGAGCTGGCGAAGGGGCGTGCGGAGCTGCAGGGCAAACAATCACTGCCTGTCAGTCCCGAGGAGGCAAAGGCACGGCTGGAGCGGGCGAGGGAGGAGCTGCAGACGGCGCGCGCTGAGTGGCGAGAGGCTGAGCGGACACTGGAGAAGGCAAAAGCGGACTGGGAGCGCCGGAAGCCAATTGCCGAGCAGTGGCAGGCAAAAAAGACAGCTTACGACAGCCTGCAAACACAGGTGAAGCTACTGGAGCAAACCATCCAGACCCGCCAGGAAGAGCTGAGCCGACTGCAGGGTGAGCTGTCCGAGGCACAGACAGCCCGCGCGCGCCTGGAGGAGCTGCGTCCGCAGGGAGAACGATACAAACAGGTGCGCGAACAACTGCGCCAGCTGGATGACCTGCAGCGATATGAGCAACGTCGCGCCGAGCTGCGGGTACATATAGAGAACCTGACAGTACAGATAAAGGAAAAAGAAACCCAGCTTGCGCAGGCGGAGGCGGAACTATCCCGTGTGCAGAGCCAAAGAGAGGAACTGAACGTTCAGGAGCAGCGCGTGCAGGAACTGGAGCAAAAGGCGAAGCAGGCAGAAGACCTTCAACGCAAGCTCGAGCAGATGGATAGCCTTAAACTGGCTGTGCAGAAGCAGTTATCGGCGCTGGACGCGCAAATCGCCTCTCTGCACAGGCAACTGAAGCAGATAGAGCAGCAGATTGCGTCCACAAAGGGAATCGACACCGAGGTGCAGCGCACGGGTACGCTGGTGCACGAGGCGGAGGCGCGCGTGCGGGAACTGGAAGCCGAACTGGGGCGTTTGGAGAAACAACGTGCCAGCGCCATCGCCAGTGCAGATGCCGAAGCGAAAAGCGTGCAACAGCAAATGCGGGAGATAGAGCGACGTCGCCAGAACGTGGAAGCACTGGGACCCGATGGCGAGTGTCCTGTCTGCACCCGCCGTTTGGGCGAGGAGTACGCCAGTGTGGTGAAGCACTTTGACATGGAACTGCAGGAGGCGGAGAAGCGGTTGCAGGCGGCGCTGAGCCGCAAGGCAGAGGCAGAACGCGATACCGAGGCTATTGAACAGTGCAGGGCAAACCTGGAGGAGGCGCGTACCGACCTGCAGCAATATCGTGAGCAGCTCGCGCGATTGCAGGAGCAGATTCGCCAGCGGGATGGCTGGCTGCAGGAGGTACAGAACCTTCGCCAGCAAATGGATGAACTGTCGCAGCAGCGCGAACAGGTGGCGTCCACTTACAACGCCCAGGAGCACGAGCAGATACGTCGTCAAGTGGATCTACTGCAGCCCATTGTGGGTCAGGCAACGGCAGAGAGGCAGGTTTGGCTGGACCGCCTCAGCCGATGGCAGCGTGAAAGTGCGCAGGTACAGGACACGGTGAAGCAGCTGCGCACTGCGCTGGAACATTTTACGAAGTCGATGCGTACCGCCGAAGCCGAGATGCAGCAGCTACCGTCGGGCTACGATGCGGCACTCCATGAACAGCTGCGCAAAGAGCTGGTCGACCTGCAGCCGGCGTGGGATGAGGCGTTGCGATTGTACGCTATTGCAAAACGACTGGACAGCCTGCAGACGCGCCACAGCGAACTGCAGAGCGCTTTGCAATCTGCATCGGAGCATCTGGAGCAAACGCGCCAGAGATTGCGGGAACTGGCTTACGACGAGCAAGAGTACCAGCACGTCATGAGCCAGTTCGAGCAGTGCGAGAGCGTGCTGCGGGATGCCGAAACGCAGGTGCGCGTCCTGCAGGAACGGGTACAGCAGCGGGAGGGGCAGGTGGCTACCCTCGAGGAGCAATGGCAGCGCTTGCAGGAACATCTGCGCGAACTGCATGAGTTGCAACGCGCGGTGCGCCGCGATGAGACCGTGCGCAACTGGCTGCGCAGTTTTGCCGACCTGTTGAACGGTGAAGTGGTTCCGGAGTTACAGGAGCGCGCGGGTGAGCTCCTGAACTTGCTAACCGACGGGCGCTACACGCAACTGCAGATTACCGAAGAGTTCGAGTTCACGCTCTACGATGAAGACCGCCCCAAGCCCATCATTTCGGGTGGAGAAGAGGACATCGTGAATCTCAGCCTGCGCCTGGCAATGGCAGAGATGATATGCGAGCGTAGCGGTCAACCGTTAGGACTGCTGGTGCTGGACGAGGTGTTCGGCTCGCTGGATGCTGACCGCCGCGAAAATACCCTGCAGTTGCTGCGCCGCTTGCGTGACCGTTTCGAACAGATTATCATCATCTCGCATATCGAGGAGATACAGGCAGGCGCGGACCGCGTGTTGCATGTGGAGTACAATCCCAGTTTGCATCGCAGCACCGTGCGGGAGATGGACCTCTTACAGACCGTGGATATCCTGAGCGAGGAGCCTTCTTTGATAATGGCAACCTCTGAAGCCGTCTCGCAGGGGTGGGGAGGGCTGTTTGACGTCTGATGGATGAACTCAGCAAGCGACGCAAATGGCGACGCTGGCTGTCAATCATTGAGGCAGAGAACCAGCGCCTGCAGGAGGACCATCGGCTGTATACGGAACTGCGCGAGCATCTTCGGGAAAAACCAGAGTGGATTTCGTGGATAGATACCCTGTACCTGGTAGGGGTATCTCTCGCCCTGCGTCGCCT
This window harbors:
- a CDS encoding AAA family ATPase is translated as MKVHRLQLTNFRQYTELDLTFEDGITAIIGANGSGKSTLLEAICWSLYGSDALRSKVEEVRPLFLSLLDGGSQRGRGTNPKAVLTFSLGGTTYEIERTAQGARLYRLQSEREPLADGTTAVNSMVQRLLGGMTYRQFLTSFFAQQGELDFLNFDRARRREEVLRMLGLERVTRSVKWMDAELAKGRAELQGKQSLPVSPEEAKARLERAREELQTARAEWREAERTLEKAKADWERRKPIAEQWQAKKTAYDSLQTQVKLLEQTIQTRQEELSRLQGELSEAQTARARLEELRPQGERYKQVREQLRQLDDLQRYEQRRAELRVHIENLTVQIKEKETQLAQAEAELSRVQSQREELNVQEQRVQELEQKAKQAEDLQRKLEQMDSLKLAVQKQLSALDAQIASLHRQLKQIEQQIASTKGIDTEVQRTGTLVHEAEARVRELEAELGRLEKQRASAIASADAEAKSVQQQMREIERRRQNVEALGPDGECPVCTRRLGEEYASVVKHFDMELQEAEKRLQAALSRKAEAERDTEAIEQCRANLEEARTDLQQYREQLARLQEQIRQRDGWLQEVQNLRQQMDELSQQREQVASTYNAQEHEQIRRQVDLLQPIVGQATAERQVWLDRLSRWQRESAQVQDTVKQLRTALEHFTKSMRTAEAEMQQLPSGYDAALHEQLRKELVDLQPAWDEALRLYAIAKRLDSLQTRHSELQSALQSASEHLEQTRQRLRELAYDEQEYQHVMSQFEQCESVLRDAETQVRVLQERVQQREGQVATLEEQWQRLQEHLRELHELQRAVRRDETVRNWLRSFADLLNGEVVPELQERAGELLNLLTDGRYTQLQITEEFEFTLYDEDRPKPIISGGEEDIVNLSLRLAMAEMICERSGQPLGLLVLDEVFGSLDADRRENTLQLLRRLRDRFEQIIIISHIEEIQAGADRVLHVEYNPSLHRSTVREMDLLQTVDILSEEPSLIMATSEAVSQGWGGLFDV
- the galT gene encoding galactose-1-phosphate uridylyltransferase, yielding MSELRWHPYLEQWVITATHRQERTFLPPKEYCPLCPTRPGSMETEVPYPDYEIVVFENRFPSLQRSAPEPAVEATPLTPVMPAQGVCEVVLYTPQHEGEMADLSVEQIAKLVEVWTDRFEELSSYPFVEYVLIFENKGKEIGVTIPHPHGQIYAYPFLPPLIEREILSARKYYEQFGKCLVCAVMEQELQDGRRLITRNEHFVAFVPFFARFPYEVHVVPVRHVGTLPEMSTEEHWSLAEMLSVVTRTLRNLWEMSIPYIMLLHQSPAREVNSPSYHFHVEFYPFNRTRDKLKYLAGSEQAGTFINDTLAEETAASLRESLARLQK
- a CDS encoding Mrp/NBP35 family ATP-binding protein, which produces MSEHSITEQQVLDALRSVVDPDLHRDIVSLGFVKDVKICDGNVAFKIELTTPACPVKDLMKSQATQAVLQLPGVKSVNVEMTASTRSRSIGAEDLLPTVRQVVAVASGKGGVGKSTVAVNLAVALAQLGAKVGLLDADVYGPSVPLMMGTRETPPVINDKIIPIERYGVQMMSLGFLLPDDSAVIWRGPMVAGTVRQLLTDVEWGEKDYLIVDLPPGTGDASITLSQSVPITGVVIVMTPQDVAFTIAGKAVAMFRKMEETLRRPIPILGIIENMSGFACPHCGQVTSVFAGKGAKYAADKLQVPFLGSIPLDPNISVSGDEGVPAVVAHPESAQAKAFREIAQALAAQCSIHSMADHTLLRDIPYMERG
- a CDS encoding transcriptional regulator gives rise to the protein MPEVNMYGFQARRPKTERLLTLMKEIRQQEDLTPKRLAEKLGVSERTVYRYLRLLENNDLLAKRYSRRQRQYILEPQTSLEPIRFTPQEALALEIAASNPAIMQGSIFAKDLQSAMNKIRSMLDAATQREVDRLKQHVSIDTDTYANYFAFQTIMLTLQNAFALRRKVRIRYWAASTNQEEEIVIHPLHLTFREHHWYLLAFSERHGEVRLFRVSRIREAEMLPQKFRKPTRFDPDTWFERSWGVWGKTDEVIVKVKFSPRVAHIVRDTHGRRFYKMEMQPDGSMICIAETYGTKEISWWILSWGPDAEVLEPEYLRQEFAKMTQAMAALYAPQGTAATSGGM
- a CDS encoding deoxyribonuclease IV; the encoded protein is MRLLGAHMPTTGGLHKAITSGHEIGCTAVQLFTTSPRQWRARPLSEEEIAAFDEARQQTGIDTIISHDSYLINLAAPDKDVLQRSREAFLDELRRAEALNIPWVVTHMGAYLNSSEEAGLATLGESVRFLLQQTEGLRVGIALETTAGQGTNLGYRFEHLARIIDMAGGSERIGVCFDTCHVFVAGYDIRTFEALSATLDEFDWIIGLQRLKVIHVNDAKKPLGSRVDRHEHIGEGELGLETFRILLHEPRIAHVPVILETPEPEKMHPVNLQRLKELLSSF
- a CDS encoding exonuclease SbcCD subunit D — protein: MAQVLTVAHISDTHLGYRSLSKEDARTGVNQREVDVYHAFAHAMKAIQEASPDLVLITGDLFDKKVPSIWSLRRAFRVLRTVQEARGGKPLIILGGNHDTPRTRESSAVFPLFEEIPGIKSVYGMPQWVHLPDLSTAVFCIPAAGVVQLVEQNLQPEPDPRFVFNILAVHGILQGMFNYDYTPFFLPMSRVLDERWDYIALGDYHDFRKVARNAAYAGATEFTTTNIWSENREKGWVWVEIEKGKHLAIRHQPVPTRRVVSLPDVDTLQCASTEEAIEKILAEARLEDTANALVRVRILNLPYSERARVHRAIVEGMENAFHVQVDFRAAPRISPSAGGQTSETGVAQPIEERWRQFVEEHKGELPVEIGAEEVISRGLQALGAVGEGVSA
- a CDS encoding L-fucose/L-arabinose isomerase family protein, translated to MVQLPRIKLGLIAANRGFFSDELAAKMRNETITAMREAGIEVVVPDESMTKLGCVETLKEAYIAGKLFREQGVDGIVVAAVNFGDEQGVAAAIKTADLNVPIYIFGCQEEEVLTPSTPRRDSFCGLLSIGEALRQLGVEYTVGRVPILFPREEAFKKDILRFAAVCRVVNGIRKARYGQIGARPDAFWTCRFDEKMLQRLGPTVVTLDLSEAIAAVQRMDPESAEVQQKMQQIAQYADAKGVPAEVVNKMARFELFVERFIEEKGLDALAIQCWTSIQMNLGICTCTTMSRLGDRGIPCACESDIMGTLSMHAALLASGAPATLADWNNLHNEDPELANLWHCGVYPTTFAKTPPRIGVQEIIATTTGRDNATGVIEFEVKEGPVTLCRITQSADGEWKAALAQGTIEENRAKTFGAYGWCRIPGLQRFYRDVLCRHFPHHVAMTLGSVGDVLWEALGNYFGMDVYAPDAASGVWTPEPPFWSD